From the genome of Natrinema marinum:
CGAGGAAAGGTGTGACGGGTGGGTACCCGTGGCCGCCGATCGGCCCCGACTACCGGGGTCCGAACCCCTTTCACCGTGGCCGCTGAACGCCGGCACATGTCCTGGGACACAGTCCGACTCGAGTGGAACGACGACGTAGCGACGCTGACTGTCGACCGCCCCGACGCGCTCAACGCGTTGAACGTCGAAACGCTCGAGGCGATGGGCGAAGCGCTCGCGGAAGCCGCAGACGACGCCCGCGCGCTCGTTCTGACGGGTGCCGGCGACGCGTTCATCGCCGGTGCGGATATCAAGTATATGCAAGATCTCTCGGCCGAAGCGGCACAGGACTGGGGCGAACTCGGCCACGACGTGGCCGACGCGCTCGAGGCGTTCCCCGCGCCGACGATCGCGGCGGTCAACGGCTACGCGTTCGGCGGCGGCTGCGAGATGGCGCTGGCTTGCGATCTGCGAGTCGCGAGCGAGTCCGCGCTGATCGGCAA
Proteins encoded in this window:
- a CDS encoding enoyl-CoA hydratase/isomerase family protein → MSWDTVRLEWNDDVATLTVDRPDALNALNVETLEAMGEALAEAADDARALVLTGAGDAFIAGADIKYMQDLSAEAAQDWGELGHDVADALEAFPAPTIAAVNGYAFGGGCEMALACDLRVASESALIGNTEIDLGIIPGWGATQRLPRLVGDETARRMIFLGERLDAESAAEAGLFGEVVPDEDLAEVAAELADRIAAQPAFAMQTAKRAINQGLEGSQTSGLDYEKRAFASLFGTHDQREGMAAFVEDREPDFE